cttagtttcaatgcgcgtagcctaagaaacaagtttgatggaCTGCGATGTCTTgatctgacagaaaactttgacgtaattgctataaccgaaacatttatcgacaccacaaatattgatttaagttccgaatacaacatagatggctacagactcttcaacaatgatcgtgtaaaccgttgagggggtggtgtcgccctttttgtcaaaagctatttgcaacccactgacaaaacaccaagaaacagtaacgttgaacatttgtgcgtgcgaataaacactgcaaaagtcaatttaaatatatctgtcacttacaggcctccggggcaatcactcgatgccgatcttgaaatgtagagcgtcttaaggcagtcacttaataacagcgactcactgatactaggagactttaacctcccccatatcgactgggcgacactgtcgggtacagaaggtgagccccatagaatgatcgaatttttagaggaaaattatctatgccaaatggtttctgagccaactcgacaaaataacatacttgaccttgttatagcgacccaagataacctagtcagtaatgtcacggtagaacatctcggttcctgcgatcataaactagtgcgcgttgacattaaagctcaaacatcggtgactgaaaataaagtaaaggtgcccaatttcaaaagagccaacttcgtagaaatccgacgaaaactaatagatatgcaactatcagatgatggcaatgtagaggacgcctggctaagctctctctctctggaaaattTATCTTCACGATTGGAAATTCTGACAAACTGTGTTGAGTATCCATGCAACCAAGGgggtcatatctctctctctctctctctctctctctctctctctctctctctcatgctagtatgtactcatttatttatttttgtttactctcttaatatctctttctcttcctatctctatctttctttgtaTATTCCCGACTCTCCCATTTGTCTATCAGTCCTTGTGTAACAtttttctctctatatctatctctatatctatatttctttccatCTGTTCGTCTTTTTGCCTGTCTATTGATCTTTCTgtcaaaatatctatctatccacctatctatctgtttatttcttcatctatctgtctatctgtctatctaatccACGAATTACCTTTACATAATTACGAATACATCTGTCCATTTAAATTCCCTTGCACCTTTTTATATTTCTGTATCCAAATCacctttattatctttttatattactttcatcattattatttctgttattattatcatttcttaATCATCAGAtatcaggggagagagagagagagagagagagagagagagagagagagagagagagagattatagggGCGGCTCGGGGAATTTTTTTCAACATCCTTCAACTTCTTCCAGAGGGCTGGAAATAACACCTTGGAATTACCTTGGAGACCCGGCGGCGCAGCCCTCGCTTTTGGGACGGGTATTTAAGGGAGCGCGTCCCGGCGAGGGGCACACACCTCCTCATCCTCTGCAGCCATGAACACTCGCACcctgctggtggtgctgctgtaAGTGTGTGTCTGGGGGTGTGGGAGGGGGCATGCAGGTAGTCTTGCTTGCTGCATGCGTCACTGTGCATCAGTAGCCCCAggtgttcctttcctctcccacagGGTGTGCAGCGCCTTGCTGGCCAGCACCGGCGACACCACCACCGAGGCCTCGCcggtgcctgagcctgagccccaGCCATTGGTCGGAGCCGCAGTCAGAGCCGTATCGAGAGCCGTATCCAGGGCCAGGGCCAGACCCAAAcccaaaccaaaaccaaaagaAAGACCCCCGCGCTTACCCAGGCCAGATCGGAGACCAAGACCAGGTAAGGGTCTGCCCCGCTAGATGGGGGTGTTCGGCGGTCACGGTGCACTCTTCTGGTGGTTCGCGCTCCCAATTCCTCATTCTTAATTTTGACTTCCTTGGTCCTTAGGCCGGGGGTGAGAGCCCGCTGAGGCTCTTCCTTCCCTGAGGTGGCTACGTGTGTCAAAGTGCTGACCCCCTCCACCATGACCTGACCCGCACGAACACCGCCAACGGACCACGGACAACTCTCATTTTATGCTTTCATTGTATTTACTCCTCAATAAAGGCATGAAGTTCTCCCGCTATGTGGCGCTTCATTACCCTGTTTGGGGACGGGACACAGCGGTGGGTCCAGGGCCTGGCAGGACCTGGTGGTGACGAGGGAGTGCCTTTGTCACGGACCCTAACACCATCATCAGGGAAACTGTAACAACACACCAGGAGATCTGTAAATGTACAGCACTGAGCGCCGGGCACTGAACCCGGGCCTCGGGGATGAAGGCGGAGCACCACACCCACTGAACCACCGGCGTGCTACGGGACCACTGCCAGGTTAAGCGTCCCGGTAAGTTGCTTGTGATATCAACGGTTTTTACTGTCAAAGGTTTTGCTTTACCTTGGCACCATTACACTGCCAACCTGTTCATgtgtgttctcatgagtgtgttgcCTTCGCGTACATGTCTACGCCCCACATGACTGTTGCCTGCACACGCATCTTGCTCCTGCAGGCACTTGTTCtgtcagtcatattatgttttaatatagttatttttacaccgaaaacaaaaatgcatttacaataaatacacacctcacccttcttccctcccttcctcacctcacatggatgaatgagatgaatttaAGAGTTGCTCAGTTGATACAAATACGGTTGGAGATTTGTATGTAATGTTAAAGAGTTTTAAAGACAGACAAGGCAGGTGAATGAATAACAAGTGCTCACGAGTAGTACTGTGCAGCAAAAACATTGGattgctgtgagtgtgtgtgtgtctgtgtgtgtgtgtgtgtgtgtgtggaaagtagtaaaaaaaggagagagagagagagagagagagagagagagagagagagagagagagagagaggggggggggggggcaagaggagagtgtagtgaccctctaagtcttcccgttttctccaccttcatttcttcagtctacccttaactcaccatgttcttttttcctttagaGTCCGGGATGACAGGTGATCTTGAGGACGGCATGTGAATAGACGCGTCTCTGATTATTCTGCCTTCTtgagtttcctctctctctctctctctctctctctctctctctctctctcctctctacctcttccatCACTAGTTTCTTCTCCTCAAAGTCCTTCATgtctcctctcgctctctctctctctctctctctctctctctctctctctctctctctctctctctctctctctctctctctctctctctctctctctctctctctctctctctcatccccttttcctcctcctcctcatcatcatcatcatctcttccttcctttttcctcctctgcatacacagttcccttcctttccttcctcatctgttAACCCTCCTCTCCTTAAGTCTCATgttgtacttcctcctcctcctccttcctcttccttctcctccaatggCAAATGTGTTTTAATGTCGACAAATGCAAAGttatgcacattgggtcccaaaatagtaaccacacatacatcatgaatgggaaacctctgcaggcgatgcaggtggaaaaggatcttggagtcacaatcagcagtgacctgaaacacgcgaatcactgtaaaaaagcatacaaagccaacactatgcttgggtgcaggaggaaaaggatcttggagtcactatcagcagtgacctgaaacacgcgaatcactgtaaaacagcatacaacaaagccaacgctatgctcgggttcatagcgaggaatttcgagtgtaaaacaccagacgtgatgctatccttgtataattccatggtaagaccgcacctcgagtatgcggcacaattttggtctcctaattacagaaaggacattgttttactggaaaggattcaacgacgcgccacaaagatgattccaaccttaagggctcaaccgtacgaggaacgactcaagcgactcaatctctttacattggagaaaagacgcctacgaaggGATATGAtttaagtcttcaagtatctgaaaaagttcaataacgtcgattactccaaattctttgaacttcAAACCAacacaagaactagaaataacggtttacccattctgtcgagtcgatgtaacacagacattggaaggagtttcttttcaaaccgagtcatccgctactggaacaatcttccctcagaagtagtaaatgcgaataacatcaactccttcaaatatagaatcgaccgtcatttcgctgcgtcgggagtaaactgaataacgaggtgctttcatctgctcctcaatatcgaggtgctttcatctgctcatcaagctccaagtggcggtcgagcagattaaatcacccaagcgggcgacctcgtaatgagccaataggctttctgttgcctgcatttccatgtttcctcctcctcctcctcctcttttgactCTGTTACTATTAATATGATTTTCCTTAAGGCGAAGTGAAGGGTAACCAGTTCTCTACGTGTACGCGAcaagaaaagaagtaaatgacaataggaaaagaagaaaatgaaaagaaaagaagaaaatgacaataggaaaagaagaaaatgaaaagaaaagaagaaaatgacaataggaagaagaaaattataataaaaaagaagaaaatgacaaggggaaaagaagaaaatgacccAAACATGACAATAAGAAGAATATGAcaatagcaaaaagaaaaaaaaaactgacaataggaaaaagaaaagaaaatgagaataagaagataagaaaatgagaagaagagaaaatgagcacaagaaatgaagaaaatgaaaacaggaaaagagggaaatgaggtAAACGTGAGAAtattatataaatgaaaaaaaaaaaacattaataagaaAAGCGCAAAAAATGACAAAGAGTAAaatgacataaaaaaaagaaaataacataaaagacAGTGACAAAAATAAGATGAGGGAAATGAtgtgaataataaagaaaaaaaataaacactatcCCTCCCCCTTACACAATACTTACATATACGCCcagttccccccctcccccccccctctctctctctctctctctctctctctctctctggaaatttTTTCTTCACGATTGAAAATTCCGACAAATTGTGTTGAGTATCCTAGTAACTAAGGGGGTtatcggcctctctctctctctctctctctctctctctctctctctctctctctctctctctctcaaacgaaaaagaaaaagcaaagaaaatatatagatacctcctccttaccaagatggcgctaaagaaatgttcgacttgcacaggaaacttctctggtcatttcttctcaggacgatcgaccgtctgcaagatctgcctgttgactcagcagatggaaacgagactccttcaacaggacgaaaggctaacggctggcgagaagaagatcaccgaactaacaagtactgttgataccttgcaggagtttatccagtccaacatcgtcgcccctcctgcaattgacgcctcatcaccctcctcacctgcactcgatgcccagccaccttccgaagaaggcacgtcacaggaaccggtagagctgacgctgaatgcttcaccccgtgagaggaggagccagacccgccctagagccatttatcctactcattgctacaacagatttgccatactggaggaggaggaggacgaggaacagagcaccttcttggtcggtgactctatgattcgccatcaggtggttgaattctgtggcagagtccccgtcgtaggcgtaactactgttatcctggagctggtgttgacgacatcacagctgccctggacgaggtctccgctgaggcctctaatgactcactctttgttctccacacaggtacaaacgacgtcaccacgacccggtctgaggaactgctggacaagtaccgtaggctcatccagaagtataagactaaatccgcttatattttgatttcaggaattctaccacggacatgggatgagggcgacttctacagtaaggccttcagcctcaacaaccgcctgcagactctctgcggagagcttgacgtcgaattctttaacgcctggaacgatttctacggccagagtagacttttcaaagggacggcatacacctgtcccccatcagggcagccagatttggaaggcgcCTCAACAACGCCGTAGGTAACGCCTCAACAACaaaacacgactctcagccacgtccttccatcccgcccgtgtaaatagacacctcacaccgcaacagactcgtaacattgaaccctccagtaactctattaccaagcttcaagataacctaagagtccttagtttcaatgcgcgtagcctaagaaacaaatttgatgaactgcgatgtcttgctctgacagaaaactttgacgtaattgctataaccgaaacatttatcgacaccactaatattgatttaagttccgaatacaacatagatggctacagattcttcaacaatgatcgtgtaaaccgtagagggggtggtgtcgcccttttgtcaaaaagctacttgcaacctactgacaaaacaccaagaaacagtaacgttgaacatttgtgcgtgcgagtaaacattgcaaaagtcaatttaaatatatctgtcacttacaggcctccggggcaatcacttgatggcgatcttgaaatgtacagcgtcttaaggcagtcacttaataacagcgactcactgatactaggagactttaacctcccccatatcgactgggcgacactgtacggtacagaaggtgagtcccatagaatgatcgaatttctagaggaaaattatctaagccaaatggtttctgaaccaactcgacaaaataacatacttgaccttgttatagcgacccaagataacctagtcagtaatgtcacggtaggagaacacctcggttcctgcgatcataaactagtgcgcgttgacattagagctcaaacatcggtgactgaaaataaagttaaggtgcccaatttcaaaagagccaacttcgtagaaatccgacgaaaactaatagatatgcaactatcagatgacggcaatgcagaggacgcctggctaaactttaaaaatcacttactcactcagcaggacacatttgtccccttgtgcaccttggtttaatagcgaaattaaacactcagtcaaggagagaaaattgtcttacaggttaaagaaagaccaaagcacgcccgaaaacattagactttacaatgatgcaaggcgacgagtaaaaagattagtgcatcaggcaaagcgtagatatgaagaaaatattgcagccaactgtaaaaataatccgaaatccttcttcagttacataaacaacagaaaggcgatcagaagtggaattggacctttaataaacagcgacggtgcactagtgactgacagccaacacgttgcaaacctattaaataattacttttcctcggtgtttaataataacagtcctcccaccaccaccaccaacaccagtactaatgtaaatcccgagcatgcattgtctaactttgaaataaaacccgatgaagtccttaaagccctcaaatcacttaaaacaaataaaagtcctggacctgataaagtatatccaactctgctgaaagaaacaaagagcgaaatactctcctccctcacaaccgtattcaatatgtccttgcgacaaggcatggttccttcagattggaaaaaggctaacgtgacaccgatttttaagaaaggagacaaaaaagtaccaggtaattacaggcccattagtctaacttcggttgtaggtaagctacttgagggcataattagagacaaaattgtgagttaccttgaaagccactcattaattggggactcacaacatggcttccgaaaaaaagatcctgcctatcaaatctattaaccttttataacgacctcttcactgtttatgacgtaaccaaatcactggacgtagtctatcttgatttccagaaagcgtttgataaagtcccgcatcataaattactttacaaattaaaacaaataggtattgacggtcaggtaaaccaatggatcgcgaattggttgagcaacagacaacaaagagtagtgattgacggatttaactcagagtgggcgcctgtcactagtggcgtccctcagggctcggttcttggcccagtgctcttcattatttacatcaacgacgtggatgttggactcaataaccgcattagtaaatttgcagacgacacaaagattggtaactcggttctcactgacgaagacaggcaaagcctccaagaggatttgcacaaaatttcagcttggtcggatagatgggagatgccctttaacgtagacaagtgccaggtccttcaagttggaacgaggaatcagaagtttgattacgaaatgcgcggcgttaaactcaaaagcgttcaatgcgtcaaggacttgggggtcaaaatcgcgtcaaacctcaaattctcacagcaatgcatcgatgcagcaaataaagcgaacagaatgttgggcttcattaaaagaaacttttatttaagaataaagatgtaatactcgctctacaacagtttagtcagaccccacttggaatatgcggtacagtttggtctcctcaccatgcaaaggatattgctaaattagaaggtgttcagcgtcgggcaacgaaaattatcccttccttgcgcaacaaatcctacgaagaaaggctttctacccttaacatgttctctcttgagaaacgtcgcctccgaggaaaactgatcgaatgttttaaaatacttaatggtttcacgaatgtagacagatcaacattgtttatgatcgatgacactttgcgcacgaggaacaatggcgtaaaactcagatgtagacaagtaaattcagactgcaccaaatttttcttcaccaacgttgtagtgcgagaatggaataagctcccatcatcagtggtccagtgtaacacgattgactccttcaaaaataagctcgaccgtcacttccttcaacttaatatcaactagagtagaaatgcaacgttttggagtcttctgattaatgtaaaatcacttaggtttaaggacagaccaccaagtctggaccatggggtctgtgtggtctgattttctatgtaaatctatgtaaatctctctctctctctcatgctagtatattctctttttttttcactctcttaatatctctttctcttcctatctctatctttctttgtaTATTCCCGACTCTCCCATTTGTCTATCAGTCCTTGTgtaacttttctctctctatatctatctcaaTATCTAATTTTCTACCTATCTGTTCGTCGTTTTGCCTGTCTATTGATCTTTCTgtcaaaatatctatctatccacctatctatctgtttatttattcatctatctgtctatctaatccACGAATTACCTTTACATAATTACGAATACATCTGTCCATTTAAATTCCTTTGCGCCTTTTTATATTTCTGTATCCTAATCacctttattatctttttatattactttcatcattattattcctttattattattatttcttaatcATCAgatatcaggagagagagagagagagagagagagagagagagagagagagagagagagagagagagagagagagagagagagagagagggattataGGGGCGGTCCGGGGAATTTTTTCAACATCCTTCAACTGCTTCCAGAGGGCTGGAAATAACACCTTGGAATAACCTTGGAGACCCGGCGGCGCAGCCCTCGCTTTAGGGTCGGGTATTTAAGGGAGCGCGTCCCGGCGAGGGGCACACACCTCCTCACCCTCTGCAGCCATGAACACTCGCACcctgctggtggtgctgctgtaAGTGTGTGTCTGGGGGTGTGGGAGGGGGCATGCAGGTAGTCTTGCTTGCTGCATGCGTCACTGTGCATCAGTAGCCCCGagtgttcctttcctctcccccaggGTGTGCAGCGCCTTGCTGGCCAGCACCGGCGACACCACCACCGAGGCCTCGCCGGTGCCGGAGCCTGAGCCCCAGCCATTGGTCGGAGCCGCAGCCAGAATCGCAGCCAGAGCCGTAACGAGAGCCGTATCCAGAGCCAGACCCAAACCCAAACCAAAACCCAGACCAAGACCCCCACGCTTACCCAGGCCAGATCGGAGACCAAGACCAGGTAAGGGTCTGCCCCGCTAGGTGGGGGTGTTCGGCGGTCACGGTGCACTCTTCTCGTGGTTCGCGCTCCCAATTCCTCATTCTTAATTTTGACTTCCTTGGTCCTTAGGCCGGAGGTGACCGCCCGCTGAGGCTCTTCCTTCCCTGAGGTGGCTACGTGTGTCAAAGTGCTGACCCCCTCCACCATGAC
This DNA window, taken from Eriocheir sinensis breed Jianghai 21 chromosome 53, ASM2467909v1, whole genome shotgun sequence, encodes the following:
- the LOC126983279 gene encoding procyclic form-specific polypeptide B1-alpha-like isoform X2 — encoded protein: MNTRTLLVVLLVCSALLASTGDTTTEASPVPEPEPQPLVGAAARIAARAVTRAVSRARPKPKPKPRPRPPRLPRPDRRPRPGRR
- the LOC126983279 gene encoding protein TonB-like isoform X5, translated to MNTRTLLVVLLVCSALLASTGDTTTEASPVPEPEPQPLVGAAVRAVSRAVSRARARPKPKPKPKERPPRLPRPDRRPRPGRR
- the LOC126983279 gene encoding protein TonB-like isoform X1 yields the protein MRHCASVAPGVPFLSHRVCSALLASTGDTTTEASPVPEPEPQPLVGAAVRAVSRAVSRARARPKPKPKPKERPPRLPRPDRRPRPGRR
- the LOC126983279 gene encoding protein TonB-like isoform X6 produces the protein MNTRTLLVVLLVCSALLASTGDTTTEASPVPEPEPQPLVGAAVRAVSRAVSRARARPKPKPKPKERPPRLPRPDRRPRPGRR
- the LOC126983279 gene encoding procyclic form-specific polypeptide B1-alpha-like isoform X4; its protein translation is MNTRTLLVVLLVCSALLASTGDTTTEASPVPEPEPQPLVGAAARIAARAVTRAVSRARPKPKPKPRPRPPRLPRPDRRPRPGRR